A genome region from Plasmodium vinckei vinckei genome assembly, chromosome: PVVCY_07 includes the following:
- a CDS encoding ubiquitin conjugation factor E4 B, putative, with the protein MLDIVKEDNLIQNTFQICLKKEAANNIKFHLETYENELKENNDELYFKVDNLYFILLHKIASLHKQKKNCLSYLCSCSVRLQDKNFFKSLNIDCKSIENITNEILDQIINSTIIYLENLDVYPNVKISYKERINVFYEFLKGSCTSRFLKKLLSVIEENDKNESENNKQLNKFFNPIIDMILENLNSRNLIYPKNDVAILLKFISSFKQLADLVVNNKSIFLYLNLKDRVKDHFSPLPCFKTEENQKLDGNKEGEEKTDKKEEVETAKICGFDKNGKSSNDKEIGGCGYNLQLSSLLGRLISPTVITMPNIKNKEEIAMYKYFYNSTTNSLNKMTLASLKNIYTVVRGDTNWILENCVEIIKNLLKGSSESKKRVLLWLNCILISNEKKTKIMYHYSTYPQSLDNSYGLFLKLLGENSYGFCLNILWVLLCLCEPITINKINDLDLYFFLRDDPFSGFILKNITNQSSFEEISNVEKIKNKVRDFESFKKEPKFITCIFWMTYKALSVFLKPSIDEFIRIVHGVSNAKDKNIYYMNIHTWKIFLYNSRFAQLLFKFLNLCMSYMLNVVYLYDRDGNLDTSMKSYLDEHKGNYSQLVLKVCPPPNESNNEKDRSAIQRNTGNNIESNTSEENPSNNDRMERENGGSYSENNLCASPQFSIIPTFFLSDVFEIIFLLYELDTFKTQNHETFMSYLNLDLFLAFTIFSMLSEKHIKSIHLRCESAPKTFTYLYKLDNLKSIIEESDLTKKYIIKSLTNVFISSQKGEYAERMQTRLHIVENFNSFFYNKIYVNQFTQLIINNNNLFVHLIHLLLNDVNFLVEEVVSYLSEIKRREDKKKAKEASRTTSNTNRGERTGDGNSQNEEGSSHQSGNTDRRNRNRREGNDGEEEDVLNEFDDQRRRYGNSLNMNYENEEDNEEREDNGGGGGSDISSQSMSNLAARTKMIITYCYESCVFLNLLCKNYPINIVTSNTILTQIVTCLNCYFDYLVGHKSLKIKVKNMEQYNFKPQLWLTIIVESYLYLLNLEKDCQDLLIREIANEGRYYKQEIFNKAYYICKRESLLNKENLNKFKLFCQDIIDMKDEVELFDDTTDIPEKYLDPILQDIMFDPVLLPTSGIVIDRKNIERHLMSEPNDPFNRAPLSKEQLVPMPELKEEIQNYVNKLKQEKMKNRKKKNVDLDADMDPNEGTEKKEEKHEEINSSFNKNELD; encoded by the coding sequence ATGTTGGACATAGTAAAGGAAGACAACTTAATTCAAAACACATTtcaaatatgtttaaaaaaggaGGCTGCAAATAATATCAAATTCCATCTTGAGACTTATGAAAATGAactaaaagaaaataatgatgaattatattttaaagtagataatttatattttatattattacataagATAGCAAGTTTgcataaacaaaaaaaaaattgtttaagTTATTTATGTTCTTGTTCTGTACGGTTAcaagataaaaatttttttaaaagctTAAATATAGATTGTAAAtctatagaaaatataaccaatgaaatattagatcaaataataaatagtacaattatttatttggaaAATTTAGATGTATATCCAAATGTGaaaatatcatataaagaaagaataaatgtattttatgaatttttgAAAGGATCTTGTACATCTagatttttaaaaaaattattatctgttattgaagaaaatgataaaaatgagagtgaaaataataagcaattaaataaattttttaatccaATAATTGATATGATTTTAGAAAATTTGAATTCTagaaatttaatatatcctAAAAATGATGTAGCAatacttttaaaatttatatcaaGTTTTAAGCAATTAGCTGATTTAgttgttaataataaatccatatttttatatcttaaTTTGAAGGATAGGGTAAAGGATCATTTTTCTCCATTGCCTTGTTTCAAAACAGAAGAGAATCAAAAATTAGATGGAAATAAAGAGGGTGAGGAAAAAACAGACAAGAAGGAGGAAGTGGAAACAGCCAAAATATGCGggtttgataaaaatgggaAAAGCAGTAATGATAAAGAAATTGGAGGGTGTGGATATAATTTACAATTAAGTAGTTTGTTAGGAAGACTTATATCACCTACAGTTATAACAATgccaaatataaaaaataaagaagaaattgcaatgtataaatatttttataatagtaCAACAAATAGCTTAAATAAGATGACATTGGCtagtttgaaaaatatttatacagtAGTACGAGGAGATACAAATTGGATTTTAGAAAATTGTGttgaaataattaaaaatttattaaaaggtAGTAGtgaaagtaaaaaaagagTTTTATTATGGttaaattgtatattaaTATCTAATGAAAAGAAAACTAAAATAATGTATCACTATTCTACTTATCCACAATCTTTAGATAATTCCTAtggattatttttaaaattattaggAGAAAATTCCTATGGTTTTTGtttaaacatattatgggtattattatgtttatgtGAACCTATAActattaacaaaattaatgatttagatttatatttttttttaagagaCGATCCATTTTCtggatttattttaaaaaatataactaaCCAATCTTCATTTGAAGAAATATCAaatgttgaaaaaataaaaaataaagttagAGATTTTGAAAGTTTTAAAAAGGAGCCTAAATTTATTACTTGTATATTTTGGATGACATATAAAGCCCTTAGTGTTTTTCTTAAACCCTCGATAGATGAATTTATTAGAATAGTTCATGGAGTTTCAAATgctaaagataaaaatatatattatatgaatatacatacatggaaaatatttttatataattctcGTTTTGCTCAActtttattcaaatttttgaatttatGTATGAGTTATATGTTAAATGtagtttatttatatgaccGTGATGGTAATTTAGATACATCTATGAAATCATATTTGGATGAGCATAAAGGAAACTATTCACAGTTAGTTTTGAAAGTTTGTCCACCTCCTAATGAgtcaaataatgaaaaagacaGATCAGCTATCCAAAGAAATACaggaaataatatagaatcAAATACCAGTGAAGAAAATCCATCTAATAATGATAGAATGGAGAGAGAAAATGGGGGTAGTTACtctgaaaataatttatgtgCATCTCCCCAATTTTCTATAATtccaacattttttttaagtgacgtatttgaaataatatttttattatacgAGTTAGATACATTTAAAACCCAAAATCATGAAACATTTATgtcatatttaaatttagatttatttttagcttttacaattttttcaatgCTTAGtgaaaaacatataaaaagtatCCATTTAAGATGTGAATCAGCTCCTAAAACatttacttatttatataagttagataatttaaaatcaaTAATTGAAGAATCAgatttaacaaaaaaatatattataaaatcattgacaaatgtttttatatcatctCAAAAAGGTGAATATGCAGAAAGAATGCAAACTCGTTTACATATtgttgaaaattttaatagttttttttataataaaatatatgtaaatcaATTTACccaattaattataaataataataatctgTTTGTACATTTAATCCATTTATTATTGAATGATGTAAACTTTTTGGTTGAAGAGGTTGTATCATATTTATCTGAAATCAAAAGACGGgaggataaaaaaaaagctaaAGAAGCATCACGAACTACTTCAAATACAAATAGAGGGGAGAGAACTGGTGATGGAAATTCACAAAATGAAGAAGGAAGTTCTCATCAAAGTGGTAATACAGATAGACGTAATAGAAATCGAAGAGAAGGAAATGATGGAGAGGAAGAGGATGTACTAAATGAGTTTGATGATCAAAGAAGACGTTATGGAAATAGtttaaatatgaattatgaaaatgaagaagataATGAAGAAAGAGAAGATAATGGGGGTGGTGGTGGTTCAGATATATCAAGTCAAAGCATGTCAAATTTAGCAGCTAGgacaaaaatgataataacaTATTGTTATGAATCttgtgtatttttaaatttattatgtaaaaattatcCAATAAATATTGTAACATCAAATACTATATTAACTCAAATAGTTACCTGTttaaattgttattttgattatttagTGGGACATAAAAGTTTAAagataaaagtaaaaaatatggaacaATATAATTTCAAACCTCAATTATGGCTAACTATCATAGTAgaatcatatttatatttattaaatttagaGAAAGATTGTCAAGATCTATTAATAAGAGAAATAGCTAATGAAGGTAGATATTATAAACAAGAGATTTTTAATAaagcatattatatatgtaaaagagaaagtttattaaataaagaaaatctaaataaatttaaattattttgtcaAGATATAATTGATATGAAGGATGAAGTAGAATTATTTGATGACACAACTGATATACCAGAGAAATATTTAGATCCTATTTTGCAAGACATAATGTTTGATCCAGTTTTATTACCAACATCTGGTATTGTCATcgatagaaaaaatattgaaagaCATTTAATGAGTGAGCCCAATGATCCATTTAATAGAGCTCCTCTTTCAAAAGAGCAATTAGTTCCTATGCCAGAATTGAAAGaagaaatacaaaattatgtCAACAAGTTGAAacaagaaaaaatgaaaaatagaaaaaaaaaaaatgttgatCTTGATGCAGATATGGATCCAAATGAAGGAACTGAAAAAAAGGAAGAAAAACATGAAGAGATTAATTCAAGttttaacaaaaatgaaCTTGATTAG